In a genomic window of Pontibacter liquoris:
- a CDS encoding DUF1573 domain-containing protein — translation MKKVILSMVFAALVAGGASAQTQPKTQATAPQEQAKNGPAITFEETEHNFGNITQGDVVEYTFKFKNTGTQPLVIDRVDVTCGCTTPNWTKEPVAPGKTGIVNAKFNSAGKLGQQKKAITIHSNAAAGDAYVYIVTDVKEKTAASAQKQ, via the coding sequence ATGAAAAAAGTAATCCTTTCCATGGTTTTCGCCGCGCTGGTTGCCGGCGGTGCCAGTGCCCAGACGCAGCCTAAAACGCAGGCTACTGCCCCACAGGAGCAGGCGAAAAACGGCCCGGCTATTACGTTTGAAGAAACAGAGCACAACTTCGGCAACATCACCCAAGGCGATGTGGTGGAGTACACGTTCAAGTTTAAGAACACAGGCACCCAGCCACTGGTAATTGACCGTGTGGACGTAACCTGCGGCTGCACCACGCCAAACTGGACGAAAGAGCCGGTAGCACCAGGTAAAACCGGTATTGTGAACGCTAAGTTTAACAGCGCCGGTAAACTGGGCCAGCAGAAGAAAGCGATTACCATACACTCTAACGCCGCCGCCGGCGACGCTTACGTGTACATCGTAACAGACGTAAAAGAGAAAACTGCTGCCAGCGCCCAAAAGCAATAA
- a CDS encoding DUF423 domain-containing protein: MTQKIILLTASLLGALSVVFGAFGAHALGPMLQASGRLDTYETAVKYQMYHTLALLAVGLLLFRVEQPALQVAAWCFLLGIVVFSGSLYTLCLTGVTWLGAITPIGGLLLIVGWGALFYAVSKAF; this comes from the coding sequence GTGACACAAAAGATCATCCTTCTGACAGCGAGTTTGCTGGGCGCACTAAGTGTTGTATTCGGCGCTTTCGGGGCACATGCCCTGGGGCCCATGCTGCAGGCCAGCGGCCGCCTCGATACGTACGAAACTGCCGTGAAATACCAGATGTATCATACCTTGGCTCTGCTGGCCGTGGGGCTATTACTCTTCCGGGTTGAGCAGCCGGCACTGCAGGTAGCGGCCTGGTGCTTTTTACTTGGCATCGTGGTTTTCTCCGGCTCGCTCTATACGTTGTGTCTGACAGGCGTTACGTGGCTTGGCGCCATCACTCCTATCGGTGGCCTGCTGCTGATCGTGGGCTGGGGCGCTTTGTTCTATGCCGTATCCAAAGCCTTTTAA
- a CDS encoding DUF2750 domain-containing protein, translating to MTQDAATIEKRYQDFIRQVVDTNAVWGLTKDETWATSSSAEYEDTEVILFWSDEAGAKACAEDDWADYVPESITLVEFLENWCVGMYGDALLMGANWDTDLTGKEAEPLEVALDVTKEVRAQNKTLTFTQYDNQEDFEEQVIEALEGGDEETEM from the coding sequence ATGACACAAGATGCGGCAACCATTGAAAAGCGTTATCAGGATTTCATCAGACAGGTTGTGGACACAAACGCCGTTTGGGGACTAACGAAAGATGAAACATGGGCTACTTCCAGCTCGGCCGAATACGAGGACACCGAAGTGATCCTTTTCTGGTCGGATGAGGCCGGCGCAAAGGCCTGTGCCGAAGACGACTGGGCTGATTATGTACCGGAATCGATTACGTTGGTAGAGTTTTTGGAAAACTGGTGCGTAGGCATGTATGGCGATGCGCTGCTGATGGGTGCTAACTGGGATACCGACCTGACCGGCAAAGAAGCAGAACCGCTGGAGGTAGCGCTGGATGTAACCAAAGAAGTAAGAGCGCAGAACAAAACGCTAACCTTTACGCAGTACGACAACCAGGAAGACTTTGAAGAGCAGGTGATCGAGGCGTTGGAAGGCGGCGACGAAGAAACCGAAATGTAA
- a CDS encoding glycerophosphodiester phosphodiesterase family protein has translation MAAMRAPTLLLVAILCITGCNPSKMAIDTTSKKVPTAFPAFDIEGHRGTRGLMPENTVPAMLKALELGVTTLEMDAHITRDGQVILSHDPYLNPEHELSPYGSEIPAEDKGKYVLYQMDYATIRKADVGTKYYPRFPKQQKFKTYKPLLSEVIDSVQTYLQQHNLPQVYYNIETKSTSKTDGKNHPAPEEFVERLLTVLCEKEILPWVIIQSFDVRTLQVLHRNYPEVKTSLLVENLSGLEKNLSMLGFTPTIYSLSYTLVTSKLVQNCHARGIKVIPWTVNDVETIRQLRQKGVDGIITDYPDLFR, from the coding sequence ATGGCAGCCATGCGCGCTCCTACCCTTTTACTTGTTGCTATACTTTGTATCACAGGCTGCAATCCTTCTAAAATGGCTATTGACACTACTTCAAAAAAGGTCCCAACTGCCTTCCCTGCTTTTGACATAGAAGGGCACCGGGGAACGCGGGGACTGATGCCGGAAAATACCGTGCCAGCCATGCTCAAGGCACTGGAGCTGGGCGTGACAACCCTGGAAATGGATGCTCACATAACGCGCGATGGCCAGGTGATCCTCTCGCATGACCCTTACCTGAACCCCGAGCACGAACTGTCGCCGTACGGAAGTGAAATTCCGGCAGAAGACAAAGGCAAGTATGTGCTCTACCAGATGGATTATGCTACGATCCGGAAAGCCGATGTCGGCACGAAATATTACCCCCGCTTTCCGAAGCAGCAGAAATTCAAAACCTATAAACCACTGCTCTCTGAAGTGATCGATTCGGTGCAAACCTACCTGCAGCAGCATAACCTGCCGCAGGTATACTATAACATCGAAACAAAATCTACCTCAAAAACAGATGGCAAAAACCACCCGGCTCCGGAGGAATTTGTAGAACGGCTGCTCACAGTGCTCTGCGAAAAAGAGATTCTTCCCTGGGTCATCATCCAATCGTTTGATGTGCGCACGCTGCAGGTGTTGCACCGGAACTATCCTGAAGTAAAAACATCGCTGTTGGTCGAGAATCTTTCGGGTTTGGAGAAGAACCTGTCCATGCTGGGTTTTACGCCTACCATCTACAGCCTCTCTTATACTTTGGTAACCAGCAAACTGGTTCAAAACTGTCATGCCCGCGGCATAAAAGTTATCCCGTGGACAGTAAATGACGTGGAAACAATCCGGCAACTCCGCCAAAAAGGGGTGGATGGTATAATTACGGATTATCCCGATCTGTTCCGGTAA